In one Mucilaginibacter sp. PAMB04168 genomic region, the following are encoded:
- a CDS encoding GNAT family N-acetyltransferase: MTLQDFDIIVATENHADYAPQICDEMASSAKARGTGIAQRSPEYVANKMLEGKAIIALHKDGTWAGFCYIETWSHGDFVANSGLIVNPEFRKVGLAKAIKRAVFDLSRTKYPHAKIFGLTTGLAVMKINSELGYEPVTYSELTQDEDFWKGCRSCVNYDILTAKERKNCMCTAMLWDPVDKQQQFEEKMKKLTHKATLLERIENAIKNSVKTITF, encoded by the coding sequence ATGACCTTACAAGATTTTGATATTATAGTTGCTACCGAAAATCACGCCGATTACGCACCGCAGATATGCGATGAAATGGCATCATCGGCTAAAGCACGCGGTACTGGTATTGCACAACGTTCTCCTGAGTACGTTGCTAATAAAATGCTGGAAGGTAAAGCTATTATTGCCCTGCATAAAGATGGCACCTGGGCTGGTTTCTGTTATATAGAAACATGGAGCCACGGCGACTTTGTGGCTAACTCGGGCTTAATTGTAAACCCGGAGTTCCGGAAGGTAGGATTAGCCAAGGCCATAAAAAGGGCTGTGTTCGATCTTTCCCGTACTAAATACCCACATGCCAAAATATTCGGTTTAACTACGGGCTTGGCGGTTATGAAAATTAACTCAGAACTGGGTTACGAGCCGGTTACCTACTCAGAACTTACTCAGGATGAAGATTTTTGGAAAGGTTGCCGCAGCTGTGTTAACTATGATATTTTAACGGCCAAAGAGCGCAAGAACTGTATGTGTACCGCCATGCTTTGGGACCCGGTTGATAAGCAGCAACAGTTTGAAGAGAAGATGAAGAAGCTGACACACAAGGCTACGCTATTGGAGCGTATTGAAAATGCAATTAAAAACAGCGTAAAAACCATTACATTTTAA
- a CDS encoding Crp/Fnr family transcriptional regulator: protein MITTAINQQDIQRLHQVFNSIAVFDDEPFNAMLPHWGALTCKRKQILTQIGETEHYLYLITEGIQRGFCNYEDKDVTLVFFYPNSFAGIADSFLLQRPSALYFETLTASRMLRISYNNFMQIAHEFPQVEKWLRIMLSHTLAGLLERQKELSVYTAADKLAALFRRSAFIFNMVPHKYLASYIGVDPATFSKMYSRLEK from the coding sequence TTGATAACTACAGCTATAAATCAGCAAGATATACAGCGCCTTCATCAGGTGTTCAACAGCATTGCTGTGTTCGATGATGAGCCCTTCAATGCCATGCTTCCACATTGGGGTGCGTTAACCTGTAAACGCAAACAAATCCTGACACAAATAGGCGAAACAGAGCATTATCTGTACTTGATAACCGAAGGCATACAACGTGGCTTTTGTAACTACGAGGATAAAGATGTCACGCTGGTTTTCTTTTATCCAAATTCTTTTGCTGGTATTGCCGATAGTTTTTTATTGCAGCGCCCATCTGCCTTGTACTTTGAGACGCTTACCGCAAGCCGTATGCTGCGTATTAGTTACAACAACTTTATGCAGATAGCACACGAATTTCCGCAGGTTGAAAAGTGGCTGCGTATAATGCTGAGCCATACTTTGGCCGGTTTGTTGGAACGGCAAAAAGAGCTTAGTGTTTATACCGCTGCCGACAAGCTAGCGGCGTTATTTAGGCGTAGCGCATTTATCTTCAACATGGTTCCGCATAAGTACTTAGCATCATACATAGGTGTAGATCCGGCCACTTTTAGTAAAATGTACAGTAGGCTTGAGAAATAA
- a CDS encoding DinB family protein → MSQFKSKQLLADLQIDIIEITEWAKQLLIATHYLNTIPQPGKWTIAQVIEHLNTYNDYYLPEIAKALQHYPTGSCHANGIFKTGLIGGYLTKMMQPDINGNISSKTKAFKKHIPVAELNAKTVLQGFVAGQEQFLLLIRQAHLYDLNKVRIKMSISNLIKLKLGDVLRVLVIHQQRHFIQIREAQGLIIAKQKLQIC, encoded by the coding sequence ATGTCACAATTTAAATCCAAACAATTGCTTGCAGATCTGCAGATAGATATTATTGAAATTACCGAATGGGCAAAGCAGTTGTTAATAGCCACACATTATCTAAACACCATTCCACAGCCCGGCAAATGGACCATTGCTCAGGTGATTGAACACCTGAACACTTATAATGATTATTATTTGCCTGAAATAGCCAAAGCACTTCAACACTATCCAACCGGCTCATGCCATGCAAATGGCATATTCAAGACCGGCCTTATTGGTGGATACCTCACTAAAATGATGCAGCCCGATATTAACGGGAATATAAGCAGCAAAACAAAAGCATTTAAGAAACATATACCTGTAGCCGAACTAAATGCGAAAACGGTTCTTCAAGGCTTTGTAGCAGGGCAGGAGCAATTCCTGTTATTAATTAGGCAAGCACACCTTTACGACTTAAATAAGGTGCGTATTAAAATGAGCATTAGTAACCTCATCAAATTAAAGCTGGGCGATGTGTTACGCGTATTGGTTATACACCAGCAAAGGCATTTTATTCAGATAAGAGAAGCACAGGGCCTTATAATAGCTAAGCAGAAGCTACAAATCTGCTAA
- a CDS encoding 2'-5' RNA ligase family protein, with the protein MSDTPLILTLTLDEDSQQYFNELRREHFPPERNYLNAHLTLFHHLPSDQDQIFSDIFLAVQTYQIMQLAVTEIKSIGSGVAFKIESIPLMQLHRYLQQLWQPWLTPQDKQTLWPHITIQNKVEPNQAMLLKAQLEQDFKPFTARGLGLGVHEYQGGPWKFKKSFEFGTN; encoded by the coding sequence ATGAGTGATACTCCGCTGATACTTACACTTACGCTGGACGAGGATAGCCAACAATATTTTAACGAACTGCGCCGTGAACATTTCCCGCCCGAGCGTAATTACCTGAACGCACACCTAACGCTTTTTCATCATTTGCCGTCAGATCAGGACCAAATTTTTTCAGACATTTTTTTGGCAGTACAGACCTATCAAATCATGCAGCTTGCCGTTACCGAAATTAAAAGCATTGGAAGCGGTGTGGCCTTTAAGATTGAAAGCATACCGTTAATGCAATTACACCGGTATCTACAGCAATTGTGGCAACCCTGGTTAACTCCGCAGGATAAGCAAACACTATGGCCGCACATTACCATTCAAAATAAAGTTGAGCCTAACCAGGCCATGTTATTGAAAGCACAGCTCGAGCAAGACTTTAAACCATTTACTGCCAGGGGCTTAGGGCTTGGCGTTCATGAGTATCAAGGCGGGCCATGGAAGTTTAAGAAATCGTTTGAGTTTGGAACTAACTAA
- a CDS encoding DUF3291 domain-containing protein: MIVSLTIVRYRKAFIPFALLAMALHRLPLSLQKGCTFWKLMGCGRNGSFDLTPDWQQWGLLATWNTRADFDSFYQKSFISSWWKKLTTESWTLLAEPLQSHGKWDGKDPFGKPEVKDYNGAVAVLTRATIRPSRLKNFWSHVDEAASMMAASPGYITSVGIGEAPVYRQATFSVWESIDNVKAFAYRSRQHADIIKKTRAEGWYSEELFARFKPLATWGTLNGADPLQGRIKIETL; encoded by the coding sequence ATGATTGTCAGCCTCACTATAGTACGTTACCGCAAAGCCTTTATCCCATTTGCCCTGCTGGCTATGGCCCTGCACCGCCTGCCGCTTTCATTACAAAAGGGCTGCACCTTTTGGAAATTAATGGGCTGCGGCCGTAACGGCAGTTTTGACCTTACACCCGACTGGCAACAATGGGGCTTACTGGCAACCTGGAACACCAGAGCAGATTTTGACAGCTTCTATCAGAAATCGTTCATATCATCCTGGTGGAAAAAGTTGACTACGGAAAGCTGGACCCTTTTGGCCGAGCCACTACAGAGCCACGGCAAGTGGGATGGCAAAGACCCCTTTGGAAAGCCCGAGGTAAAGGACTACAACGGCGCTGTAGCGGTGTTAACCAGGGCTACCATAAGGCCAAGTCGCCTTAAAAACTTTTGGAGCCATGTAGATGAGGCGGCCAGTATGATGGCTGCTTCGCCAGGATATATTACATCCGTTGGCATTGGTGAAGCTCCCGTATACAGGCAGGCAACGTTTTCGGTTTGGGAAAGCATCGACAACGTTAAGGCATTTGCATATCGTTCACGCCAGCACGCTGATATTATTAAGAAAACACGTGCGGAGGGCTGGTACAGCGAGGAGCTTTTTGCACGGTTTAAACCACTTGCTACCTGGGGTACCCTCAATGGTGCCGACCCGCTACAGGGTAGAATTAAAATTGAAACATTATGA
- a CDS encoding GAF domain-containing protein yields the protein MAEDLQILQSADKAAQYQSLLPQIEALIQGETDLTANLANIAAALKEQFKWFWVGFYLVKNGELVLGPFQGPVACTRICLGKGVCGAAWQQRKTLIVPDVEAFPGHIACSSLSQSEIVVPFFKGDEVVGVLDVDSELLDQFDETDALYLEELVKMIVF from the coding sequence ATGGCCGAAGACTTACAAATACTACAATCAGCCGATAAAGCTGCTCAATATCAATCTTTGCTACCGCAGATTGAGGCGTTAATACAAGGCGAGACCGATCTTACCGCTAACCTGGCTAATATAGCTGCGGCGTTAAAAGAACAGTTTAAGTGGTTTTGGGTAGGATTTTATCTGGTAAAAAACGGTGAGTTAGTTTTAGGCCCGTTCCAGGGACCTGTGGCCTGTACACGCATTTGCTTAGGTAAAGGCGTTTGCGGCGCAGCCTGGCAGCAACGTAAAACATTGATAGTGCCCGATGTGGAAGCTTTTCCCGGTCATATTGCCTGCAGTTCGTTATCACAATCTGAAATTGTTGTGCCGTTTTTTAAAGGCGACGAGGTGGTAGGCGTGCTTGATGTGGATAGTGAATTGCTGGATCAGTTTGATGAAACAGATGCGCTTTATCTGGAAGAGCTGGTAAAAATGATAGTGTTTTAA
- a CDS encoding alpha/beta hydrolase, whose translation MQKVFLISGLGADHRLFDKLELPGCDLVHVNWIEPEAKDTLSSYAQKLVETYGITPQSTVVGVSMGGMITVEISSLMPLRTAVIISSIKSVNEFPPYFKFFKRVPIYKIIPHGFYTSMGLLIKPLFGELRGKSGFLFVDMIKNTSPVFMRWAMHAIVNWQPKPLRNKIYHIIGNKDLIFSHTRIKDATYIIERGSHDMVYTRGKEISKIIQGILTDETT comes from the coding sequence ATGCAGAAAGTATTTCTGATCTCAGGTTTAGGTGCCGATCATCGATTGTTCGATAAGCTCGAATTGCCGGGATGTGACTTGGTACACGTTAACTGGATTGAACCCGAGGCAAAAGACACGTTGAGCTCCTATGCGCAGAAATTGGTAGAAACATATGGCATTACGCCACAGTCTACTGTAGTTGGTGTATCAATGGGTGGAATGATAACGGTGGAGATTAGCAGTCTGATGCCACTGCGTACGGCTGTTATTATCTCCAGCATAAAATCAGTTAACGAATTCCCCCCTTACTTTAAGTTTTTTAAAAGGGTTCCCATTTACAAGATCATACCGCATGGATTTTACACCTCAATGGGTTTATTAATTAAGCCGTTATTTGGCGAATTGCGTGGTAAATCAGGCTTCCTTTTTGTAGATATGATAAAAAACACATCGCCTGTATTTATGCGGTGGGCTATGCATGCCATAGTAAACTGGCAACCTAAGCCGTTACGCAATAAAATTTATCATATTATCGGTAATAAGGACTTGATCTTTTCCCATACCCGCATTAAGGATGCTACATACATTATAGAGCGCGGCAGCCATGATATGGTTTATACGCGTGGCAAAGAAATAAGCAAAATTATACAAGGAATATTAACAGATGAAACTACATGA
- a CDS encoding DNA-3-methyladenine glycosylase, which yields MKLHESFYLNSQVTEVARNLLGKYLFTSIDGVITGGYIVETEAYNGVIDKASHAYGNRLTPRTQTMFAHGGVAYVYLCYGIHEMLNVVTSVAGQPHAVLIRAVNPTVGLDTMLYRRNMAVVKPNITAGPGSVGKALGINRKLNGISFQSDQLWIEDQGLTFSDDQIAAVPRIGVAYAAEDALLPYRFYVKGNVYVSKPNR from the coding sequence ATGAAACTACATGAGTCGTTTTACCTAAATAGCCAGGTTACAGAAGTAGCCCGTAATTTGCTTGGTAAATACTTGTTTACCTCTATTGATGGTGTAATTACGGGTGGTTATATTGTTGAAACAGAAGCATATAATGGCGTTATAGATAAGGCATCTCACGCCTATGGTAACCGCCTAACGCCGCGTACACAAACCATGTTTGCGCATGGCGGCGTAGCCTATGTGTATTTGTGTTATGGCATACATGAAATGCTAAACGTGGTAACTTCTGTTGCCGGGCAGCCGCATGCAGTGCTTATTAGGGCAGTTAATCCTACCGTTGGCTTAGATACTATGCTTTACCGCCGTAACATGGCAGTTGTAAAACCTAATATCACTGCTGGTCCGGGGTCGGTAGGTAAGGCTTTAGGTATTAACCGAAAACTGAACGGTATAAGCTTTCAAAGCGATCAACTTTGGATTGAAGACCAAGGTTTAACATTTAGCGATGACCAAATTGCTGCCGTTCCGCGCATTGGTGTTGCTTATGCGGCAGAGGATGCACTGTTGCCATACCGGTTCTACGTAAAAGGTAACGTATACGTGAGCAAACCAAATCGGTAA
- a CDS encoding pyridoxamine 5'-phosphate oxidase family protein, translating into MDYQKDLKKLEDIEHLRGMIDKSKTAMLTTFTINNGFHSRPMATAQLDVEGSLWFFTNEFSSKVAEISHDNKVNVTYSNGSATTYITINGVAQVVDDRVKMQELWDPFVEAFFKDGLEDPNLALLRVNITDAEYWDNSAGAVSIAFKWIKSVITGSKFEPGEHDKVDL; encoded by the coding sequence ATGGATTACCAAAAAGACTTGAAAAAACTAGAAGATATAGAGCACTTGCGTGGCATGATCGACAAATCAAAAACCGCTATGCTCACTACTTTTACCATAAACAACGGCTTTCACAGCCGCCCAATGGCTACTGCACAGTTAGATGTAGAAGGTAGCTTGTGGTTTTTCACCAATGAATTTTCATCCAAAGTTGCCGAAATATCGCACGATAATAAAGTTAACGTTACCTATTCAAATGGTAGTGCTACCACCTATATCACTATTAACGGCGTAGCGCAAGTGGTAGATGACCGCGTTAAGATGCAGGAACTTTGGGATCCGTTTGTTGAAGCATTTTTTAAAGACGGATTGGAAGATCCAAACCTTGCTTTATTGCGTGTAAACATCACAGATGCTGAGTATTGGGACAACAGTGCCGGTGCCGTAAGCATTGCATTTAAATGGATCAAGTCGGTTATAACAGGCTCGAAATTCGAACCTGGCGAGCACGATAAAGTTGATTTATAA
- the kynU gene encoding kynureninase, which yields MEYVNSAAFAKQLDEQDLLGPFRQQFLIPQFRGQDIIYLCGNSLGLQPKAVQQHVNKQLSAWQELAVEGWFQGGDPWLSYHKQLLQPLANIVGAHPKEVTVMNSLTVNLHLLMVSFYKPNGKRYKILMEGGAFPSDQYAVESQVRFHGFEPGDAVIEIFPRQGESTLRTDDITQVINDNADELALVLFSGINYYTGQFFDLQAIAKAAKKAGAYVGFDLAHAAGNVPLELHNSEADFACWCSYKYMNSGPGGISGIFVHQKHHHNKELDRFAGWWGYRNDTRFKMAPGFDPEPGAEGWQVSTSPILLMAAHKAALDIFEEAGSVSALRQKSLLLTGYLAYLINEINKKQGQQLFNIITPANEQERGCQLSIVCKQNGKATFDYLVSKGVVGDWREPDVIRLSPVPLYNTFTDVYTAALHLAEAAKQY from the coding sequence ATGGAATATGTAAATAGTGCTGCTTTTGCCAAACAGCTAGATGAACAAGACTTGCTTGGTCCGTTCCGCCAACAGTTTTTGATACCACAGTTTAGAGGACAAGATATTATATACCTATGTGGTAATTCGTTAGGATTACAACCTAAAGCGGTACAGCAGCATGTTAACAAGCAACTAAGCGCCTGGCAAGAGCTGGCAGTAGAAGGGTGGTTTCAGGGTGGGGATCCCTGGTTGTCTTATCATAAGCAGTTATTGCAGCCTCTGGCAAACATTGTGGGAGCGCACCCTAAAGAGGTAACGGTAATGAATTCACTAACCGTTAACCTGCACTTACTCATGGTAAGTTTTTACAAACCAAATGGTAAGCGTTACAAAATACTGATGGAAGGCGGCGCATTTCCATCAGATCAGTATGCGGTAGAGAGCCAGGTAAGATTTCATGGCTTTGAGCCGGGCGACGCGGTAATTGAGATCTTTCCTCGCCAAGGAGAAAGCACACTAAGGACCGACGACATCACACAAGTTATAAACGATAATGCCGATGAACTGGCTTTAGTTTTATTCAGCGGTATTAATTATTATACAGGGCAGTTTTTTGATTTGCAGGCTATTGCCAAAGCCGCAAAAAAGGCAGGCGCTTACGTGGGTTTCGATTTGGCTCACGCCGCTGGTAATGTTCCACTCGAATTGCACAATTCGGAAGCCGATTTTGCTTGTTGGTGTTCCTACAAATACATGAACTCGGGGCCCGGTGGTATTAGCGGCATATTTGTTCACCAAAAACATCATCATAATAAGGAACTGGACCGTTTTGCTGGTTGGTGGGGCTATCGTAATGATACGCGCTTTAAGATGGCTCCCGGCTTTGATCCGGAACCTGGAGCGGAGGGATGGCAGGTTAGTACAAGCCCGATTCTTTTAATGGCCGCCCATAAGGCTGCGTTAGATATATTTGAAGAAGCGGGCAGTGTATCTGCCCTGCGCCAAAAAAGCTTACTACTCACGGGTTACCTTGCGTATCTAATTAATGAGATTAACAAAAAGCAAGGTCAGCAATTGTTCAACATCATAACACCGGCAAACGAACAGGAGCGCGGCTGCCAGCTATCCATTGTTTGCAAGCAAAACGGAAAAGCTACATTTGATTACCTCGTGAGTAAAGGTGTGGTTGGAGATTGGCGCGAACCTGATGTAATCAGACTAAGCCCTGTGCCTCTGTACAACACTTTTACCGATGTTTATACTGCTGCCTTACATTTAGCTGAGGCCGCTAAACAATATTAA
- a CDS encoding bestrophin family ion channel translates to MISYNPKDWFTFLFRFHKSDTLRELFPLMIGVGLYAAVITWILLDYVHVPDTSVIHKTNVVHQTLGFVLSLLLAFRINSAYDRWWEGRKLWGSLVNNSRNLAMKVKHLGNEADAAFFNQHIPLYAEVLKDHLRDAIKGDYNAQLDAEKHVPNQVASRIIERAYKLNNAQINTEQLMSINAEIMSFTDICGACERIKNTPIPYNYGVFIKKFIFFFIMTLPLTWAFELHYYIVPVIAFVLYVLASIELIAEEIEDPFGYDENDLPLERLSTNIKKHINEILG, encoded by the coding sequence ATGATTAGTTACAATCCTAAAGACTGGTTTACTTTTCTGTTCAGATTTCATAAATCTGACACCCTGCGAGAGCTTTTTCCGCTAATGATTGGCGTGGGTTTGTACGCAGCTGTGATTACCTGGATATTGCTTGACTATGTACACGTACCTGATACCAGTGTGATACACAAAACTAACGTAGTGCATCAAACGCTAGGCTTTGTGTTATCGTTATTACTTGCATTTCGCATAAACTCAGCTTATGACCGCTGGTGGGAAGGGCGCAAATTATGGGGCAGCCTGGTAAATAACAGCCGTAATTTAGCCATGAAAGTAAAGCACCTCGGTAATGAAGCTGATGCTGCTTTTTTCAACCAGCATATACCTTTATATGCCGAGGTTTTAAAAGACCACTTGCGCGATGCCATTAAAGGCGATTACAATGCCCAGTTAGATGCTGAGAAACATGTACCTAACCAGGTGGCATCGCGTATTATTGAGCGTGCGTATAAACTGAATAACGCGCAGATTAACACCGAGCAGCTGATGAGTATCAATGCTGAAATCATGTCGTTCACCGATATTTGCGGTGCCTGCGAACGGATTAAGAATACGCCTATTCCTTATAACTATGGCGTTTTTATAAAAAAATTCATTTTCTTCTTCATCATGACACTGCCTTTAACCTGGGCGTTTGAATTGCATTATTATATCGTGCCTGTTATTGCATTTGTGTTATACGTGCTGGCCAGCATTGAATTAATTGCCGAAGAAATTGAAGATCCTTTTGGTTATGATGAAAATGATCTGCCTTTAGAGCGGCTGTCAACCAATATAAAAAAGCATATTAACGAAATATTGGGTTAG
- a CDS encoding histone deacetylase, translated as MLKIAFDPIYAHPLPEGHRFPMLKYELIPAQLLHEGLITHVNLFSPEPLDEPTILLTHDKNYWEQLRDLALPPKEQRRIGFPLDAKLIEREIRIAKGTIDGCRYAMDNGVAFNVAGGTHHAGTNWGEGFCMLNDQAIAANYLLNTGLSKRILIIDLDVHQGNGTAQIFAQQPRVFTFSMHGANNFPYRKEKSDLDIPLPDGLEDEPFLAIVKETVPRLIKEHKPDFIFYLSGVDVLASDKLGKLALSKEGCKERDRFVLQQCKQAGIPVQVSMGGGYSPHIKDIVEAHCNTYRVAVDLYF; from the coding sequence ATGCTCAAAATAGCTTTCGACCCCATATATGCGCATCCTCTGCCTGAGGGCCATCGTTTTCCTATGCTGAAATACGAGTTAATACCGGCTCAATTACTACATGAGGGTCTAATCACGCACGTTAACCTGTTTTCGCCCGAGCCACTAGACGAGCCGACTATACTGCTAACGCATGACAAGAACTACTGGGAGCAACTACGCGATTTAGCTTTGCCGCCAAAGGAACAACGCCGCATTGGTTTCCCTTTAGATGCAAAATTGATAGAGCGTGAAATACGGATAGCTAAGGGAACTATTGATGGTTGCCGGTATGCAATGGATAACGGTGTGGCATTTAATGTAGCTGGTGGCACTCATCATGCAGGTACAAACTGGGGTGAAGGGTTTTGCATGCTGAATGACCAGGCTATAGCTGCTAACTACTTATTAAATACGGGTTTATCTAAACGTATCTTAATTATAGATTTAGATGTGCATCAAGGTAACGGTACAGCACAGATATTTGCACAGCAGCCTAGGGTATTTACTTTTTCCATGCACGGTGCTAACAATTTTCCCTACCGAAAAGAAAAGTCTGACCTGGATATTCCGCTGCCCGATGGCTTAGAGGACGAGCCTTTCCTGGCTATAGTTAAGGAAACTGTACCGCGACTAATTAAAGAACACAAGCCAGATTTTATTTTCTATCTGTCGGGCGTAGATGTGTTAGCATCCGATAAACTGGGCAAACTGGCGTTAAGCAAAGAGGGATGCAAGGAGCGTGATCGTTTTGTGCTTCAGCAATGCAAGCAAGCAGGTATACCGGTGCAGGTTAGTATGGGCGGGGGCTACTCACCGCATATTAAAGATATTGTTGAGGCACATTGCAATACTTACCGTGTCGCCGTTGATTTATACTTTTAA
- a CDS encoding MATE family efflux transporter has translation MLSYFEAYKPYYRENLKLAIPVVISQLGHTLVHLSDSVIVGHFAGTVSLAAVSLVNSVFVVAMVMGLGIAYGITPLIAQFNGQKNYEACGRLLSNSILLNLIFGVVLFIAMYFGAGNLLDHLGQSPEVLKQAKPFLLLLSVSLIPLMLFSAFKQFAEGLGFTKQAMKVSIWGNVLNICLGVIFVKGLFGIKPMGVSGVGYSTLVDRTVMAIAMAIYIFRSKHFKAYLKDFKITYINRTRCMELIRIGAPVSLQATFEVSAFSAAAVLVGQIGPVQQAAHQVGINLASMTYMIASGVSSAAAIKSGNYFGAKSFGELRASAIASYHIVLIFMSTTAILFILFNQWLPWIITSDVRVIAIASQLLIIAAIFQLFDGAQVIGLGILRGVGDVNIPTIITFLAYWVIGLPLGYWLGLHLKLGANGVWYGLVAGLGVASVLLYFRFTHTTKKHLEDYIFDDTLKV, from the coding sequence ATGTTATCTTACTTTGAAGCCTATAAGCCCTATTATCGCGAAAACTTGAAGTTGGCCATACCGGTTGTGATATCGCAGTTGGGCCATACGCTGGTACATTTGTCTGATAGTGTAATTGTGGGTCACTTCGCGGGCACAGTTTCGCTGGCTGCGGTATCACTTGTAAACAGTGTTTTTGTGGTAGCCATGGTAATGGGACTTGGTATTGCATACGGTATTACGCCTTTAATAGCACAGTTTAATGGGCAAAAAAACTATGAAGCTTGCGGACGCCTGCTATCCAACAGCATATTACTCAATTTAATATTTGGCGTGGTTCTTTTCATCGCCATGTATTTTGGCGCGGGAAACCTGCTTGATCATTTGGGGCAATCTCCTGAGGTATTAAAACAGGCTAAACCTTTCTTGCTGTTATTATCGGTTTCCCTTATACCTCTAATGTTGTTTAGTGCATTTAAACAGTTTGCCGAAGGATTGGGCTTTACTAAACAAGCTATGAAAGTTTCTATATGGGGTAACGTTCTTAATATTTGCCTGGGCGTAATATTTGTAAAAGGACTTTTTGGCATTAAACCTATGGGTGTGAGCGGTGTTGGCTACAGCACACTGGTTGACCGAACAGTAATGGCCATTGCAATGGCTATTTATATCTTCAGGTCTAAGCACTTCAAAGCCTACTTAAAGGATTTTAAAATAACGTACATTAATCGCACAAGGTGTATGGAATTGATACGCATAGGTGCACCGGTGAGTTTACAGGCAACGTTTGAGGTAAGTGCATTTAGTGCCGCAGCAGTATTAGTTGGCCAAATTGGCCCTGTGCAGCAGGCGGCGCACCAAGTGGGCATTAACCTGGCATCTATGACATATATGATTGCCAGCGGCGTCTCGTCGGCAGCGGCTATAAAGTCAGGCAATTATTTTGGCGCTAAAAGTTTTGGCGAATTAAGAGCATCGGCTATTGCCAGTTATCACATTGTACTCATATTTATGAGCACTACCGCAATCCTTTTTATTCTATTCAACCAATGGCTGCCCTGGATTATTACTTCTGATGTACGTGTGATTGCCATAGCCTCGCAGCTGTTAATCATCGCAGCAATATTTCAGCTTTTTGATGGTGCACAAGTAATTGGGTTGGGTATTTTGCGTGGCGTAGGTGATGTGAATATTCCGACAATAATAACATTTTTAGCCTATTGGGTAATAGGTTTGCCTTTGGGTTACTGGCTGGGCTTACATCTAAAGTTAGGCGCTAATGGAGTTTGGTATGGGCTTGTTGCCGGGTTGGGTGTAGCCTCTGTATTATTGTACTTCAGGTTTACACATACCACTAAAAAGCATCTTGAAGATTATATTTTTGACGACACCTTAAAAGTATAA
- a CDS encoding RNA-binding domain-containing protein codes for MNIKRLILEGEGVSLDFKKTITSCEKIAKTMVSFANNKGGRLLIGVLDNGSIKGVKSEDEERYMITKAAHFYARPALEPAFEEIYVDDKLVLVVDIEPSITKPHYALGDDGKWWVYIRIKDKSVLASKIVVDVLKRSDNNEGVLIEYSSKEKALLEYLDKNERITVRQYCELLNMSRRRAQRILVNLVLSGVIRVHTTEKEEFYTAA; via the coding sequence ATGAATATTAAAAGGCTGATATTAGAGGGTGAGGGCGTTTCGCTGGATTTTAAGAAGACCATTACCAGTTGTGAAAAGATAGCTAAAACAATGGTTTCCTTTGCTAATAACAAGGGAGGCCGCCTGTTGATAGGTGTTTTGGATAACGGCAGCATAAAAGGCGTAAAATCTGAGGATGAGGAGCGCTACATGATTACCAAAGCAGCGCACTTTTATGCCCGCCCCGCACTTGAACCAGCCTTTGAAGAAATTTATGTAGATGATAAACTGGTTCTGGTGGTTGATATTGAGCCTAGCATTACCAAACCTCATTATGCATTAGGCGATGACGGCAAGTGGTGGGTTTATATACGCATAAAAGACAAAAGCGTACTGGCCAGTAAAATAGTGGTGGATGTATTAAAGCGCTCGGATAATAATGAAGGTGTCCTCATCGAGTATTCATCCAAAGAAAAAGCTTTGCTAGAATACCTGGATAAGAACGAGCGCATAACCGTGAGACAATACTGCGAACTGCTTAACATGAGCCGCAGGCGCGCGCAACGTATACTGGTTAATCTGGTACTTTCGGGCGTTATTCGTGTGCATACAACCGAAAAAGAGGAATTCTACACAGCTGCATAA